A single Oncorhynchus mykiss isolate Arlee chromosome 22, USDA_OmykA_1.1, whole genome shotgun sequence DNA region contains:
- the rbm45 gene encoding RNA-binding protein 45 yields the protein MEDAFRPSTDLDDPPNSRLFLVTSKSITEDMIREQFSLFGEIQDVWVVKDKQTKESKGVSFVKFTKSSEACTAMEEMHGKCLVEGTKPIKVFIAQARSSGSHRDVEDEELTRIFVMIPKTFTEDDLKETFKEYGDIEYCIIVKNKTTGESKGLGYVRYHKPSQAATAIENCEKTYRAILAEPRNKTPAPDNDYFSPARAEHVQGDPGMTSYPFVDSGFHTRGDMRGTDIITRCLMVSSRASITQDQVYSLFDLIPGMDYCEMQQDSYGFSTGQAMIRYNNLGSAVYAKNKLDGFEYPPGNRLVVTHIDDGQDRRSPVGRMAMQLVAAQMMSIVCNAPTGPPPLRKTSTGYPSPAVPQSPRVQTDVALPPLQKLAPSDSRVKERLFVVFKPLPLPMDVLEDVFCRFGSLVEVFLVPGRNVGYMKYAERKSADDAMATLHGQMVNGVKMKVMRADPPKEESHKRQRTY from the exons ATGGAGGATGCATTTAGGCCGTCGACGGATCTCGATGATCCCCCAAATAGTCGCTTGTTTTTAGTTACAAGTAAGTCCATCACTGAGGACATGATCCGGGAGCAGTTTTCTCTTTTTGGAGAAATTCAGGATGTTTGGGTAGTCAAAGACAAACAGACAAAGGAGTCAAAAGGAGTGTCCTTTGTGAAATTTACCAAATCGTCCGAGGCATGTACGGCTATGGAAGAAATGCATGGAAAATGCTTGGTCGAAGGAACCAAACCAATCAAG GTGTTTATTGCCCAGGCGAGATCCTCCGGAAGCCACCGAGACGTGGAGGATGAGGAGCTCACCAGAATATTTGTGATGATTCCCAAAACCTTTACTGAGGACGACTTGAAAGAAACATTCAAG GAATATGGTGACATTGAGTATTGCATCATCGTAAAGAATAAAACCACAGGAGAAAGTAAGGGCCTGGGGTATGTGAGATACCACAAACCCTCACAGGCAGCCACCGCCATAGAGAACTGTGAGAAGA CATATAGGGCCATTCTTGCAGAGCCGAGGAACAAAACGCCAGCCCCAGACAACGACTACTTCAGCCCTGCCAGAGCAGAGCATGTCCAGGGTGACCCAGGAATGACTTCCTATCCATTTG TGGACTCTGGTTTTCATACCAGGGGAGACATGCGGGGCACAGACATCATCACCAGGTGCTTAATGGTGTCATCAAGGGCGAGCATCACACAAGATCAAGTCTATAGCCTCTTTGACCTGATCCCGGGGATGGATTATTGCGAGATGCAGCAGGATTCATATGGTTTCAGCACAG GGCAAGCTATGATTCGCTACAACAACCTTGGATCAGCTGTCTATGCAAAAAACAAACTGGATGGCTTTGAGTACCCACCTGGGAACCGTCTAGTAGTCACTCACATTGATGATGGGCAGGACAGAAGAAG CCCGGTGGGAAGGATGGCCATGCAGCTGGTAGCAGCCCAGATGATGTCTATCGTGTGCAATGCTCCTACTGGCCCACCACCACTTAGGAAGACGAGTACT GGCTACCCATCACCCGCTGTTCCTCAGAGCCCCCGGGTACAGACAGATGTTGCACTCCCACCTCTCCAGAAGTTGGCCCCCTCAGACAGCCGGGTGAAAGAACGCCTATTTGTGGTCTTCAAACCTTTGCCTCTGCCCATGGATGTGCTTGAAGATGTGTTCTG ccGTTTTGGCTCTCTGGTTGAGGTTTTCCTTGTGCCTGGACGGAATGTGGGCTACATGAAGTacgcagagagaaagagtgcTGATGATGCCATGGCGACCCTACATGGTCAGATGGTGAATGGCGTTAAAATGAAGGTGATGCGGGCTGATCCGCCCAAAGAGGAGTCTCACAAACGTCAACGCACCTATTAG